The following coding sequences lie in one Salmo salar chromosome ssa13, Ssal_v3.1, whole genome shotgun sequence genomic window:
- the tbc1d25 gene encoding TBC1 domain family member 25 isoform X2, which produces MATDEERGVVRVKVKKCEGLLPVEFRSFAVDPQITSLEVLQHILIRAFELNGKRNFGISYLSRDRGGLEVYLSLLSDWDLDAAFVSAAKPYLQLKMDIKPAEDSPVMEDWDIISPKEVICSDQLPGDRRSLAAAALPFTQSLLSQMMGRTLSRVQQALSWSYGEEVKPFKPPLSDAEFHSYLNGQGQLSRPEELRLRIYHGGVEPSLRKVVWRYLLNVYPDGLTGQERMDYMKRKTREYDQLKGEWSARVSPEDLEFIRGNVLKDVLRTDRAHPYYAGSEDSPHLTALTDLLTTFAITHPQVSYCQGMSDIASPILAVMDNEAHAFICFCGIMKRLEGNFRQDGQLMSVKFQHLKLLLQYSDPEFYCYLVSRGADDLFFCYRWLLLELKREFAFDDALRMLEVTWSSLPPDPPETEVELFGPPLETDQTRMTSESGVEKRPAFAGEEEGEQKEKQRRRHMLRPSREEADGGRKIDMEEGEREDRGARREGEGNFDMPYVGKEKVHNNAPVPPFEKQNSFGEFKYYNARNKDSFDFVERDPLERPVEMEASLHPVSNPPARQGTEDSEEDPGERAPLITDDDKSSSPETEERSSPNGQTASPVSPFPHGLPSWKNGSSLSPGSTPSPSSWRGASPDTPSPRYTSPILPNGRVESPEKATRGFASFASVPNGTGANSPATPTGRSLVSSPLLTRSLLSSPILSFGRALPSLPVSTVNKSFPSNLPSPCSKASSTAPNTPNSTKPENTTIKPCSLPPPQEFGKGNPFMLFLCLSILLEHRDHIIKNSFDYNELAMHFDRLVRRHNLGRVLQRAKALFADYLQSEVWDSEEGDEVSSDSPTTVTAAFHSPPPSATRPLFTPLSSSPNSTYNLADTIPSPSSPVSLSPSS; this is translated from the exons ATGGCAACTGATGAGGAGAGGGGCGTAGTGCGTGTCAAAGTCAAG AAGTGTGAGGGGCTGCTGCCAGTGGAGTTTCGCTCATTTGCTGTGGATCCTCAGATAACATCACTTGAGGTGCTACAGCACATCCTCATCCGAGCCTTTGAGTTAAatgg CAAACGCAACTTTGGAATAAGTTACCTATCCCGGGACCGTGGAGGTTTGGAAGTGTATCTTTCGCTCCTGTCTGACTGGGATTTAGATGCTGCATTTGTCAGTGCAGCTAAACCTTATCTACAGCTCAAGATGGACATTAAGCCTGCCGAAGACA GTCCCGTTATGGAGGACTGGGACATAATAAGCCCCAAAGAAGTGATTTGTTCTGACCAGCTTCCCGGGGATAGAAGGTCCTTGGCGGCTGCGGCCCTCCCCTTCACCCAGTCCCTACTGTCCCAG aTGATGGGTCGAACACTGTCCAGAGTACAACAGGCCTTGAGCTGGTCTTACGGGGAGGAAGTGAAGCCTTTCAAGCCCCCTTTGAGCGATGCAGAGTTCCACAGTTACCTCAACGGCCAGGGCCAGCTTTCCCGACCAGAGGAACTGAGGCTACGCATCTATCATGGCGGGGTAGAGCCTTCACTACGCAAG GTTGTGTGGCGTTACCTCCTGAACGTGTACCCCGATGGGCTGACCGGTCAGGAGAGGATGGACTACATGAAGAGAAAGACTAGGGAGTACGACCAGCTGAAGGGGGAGTGGTCAGCTAGGGTCAGTCCAGAGGACCTGGAGTTCATCAGGGGCAACGTACTGAAGGACGTCCTGAGGACCGACCGGGCCCATCCCTATTACGCCGGCTCCGAGGACAGCCCCCATCTCACCGCTCTCACCGACCTGCTTACCACCTTTGCCATTACACATCCACAG GTGTCGTACTGCCAAGGCATGAGTGACATCGCTTCTCCGATACTTGCCGTCATGGACAATGAGGCACATGCATTCATCTGTTTCTGTGGCATCATGAAACGCCTAGAGGGAAATTTCCGCCAGGATGGCCAACTCATGTCCGTCAAGTTCCAGCATCTGAAGCTGCTACTGCAGTACTCAGACCCCGAGTTCTACTGTTATTTGGTGTCCCGCGGAGCTGATGACCTGTTCTTCTGTTACCGCTGGCTGCTCTTGGAACTCAAACGGGAGTTTGCCTTCGACGATGCTCTGAGGATGCTGGAGGTCACCTGGAGTTCCCTGCCTCCTGATCCTCCCGAAACGGAAGTGGAGCTTTTTGGGCCGCCCCtagagacagaccagaccagaatgACATCTGAGAGTGGTGTTGAAAAGAGGCCTGCTTTCGCAGGTGAAGAAGAAGGGGAGCAGAAAGAGAAGCAGCGGAGACGACACATGTTGAGGCCTTCAAGAGAGGAGGCAGACGGCGGGAGAAAGATcgacatggaggaaggagagcgggaggacagaggagccagaagagagggtgaggggaACTTCGACATGCCTTACGTAGGAAAGGAGAAGGTGCACAACAATGCGCCTGTTCCTCCCTTCGAGAAGCAGAATAGTTTTGGTGAGTTCAAATACTACAATGCACGGAACAAGGACAGCTTTGATTTCGTGGAGAGAGACCCACTAGAGCGTCCTGTTGAGATGGAAGCCTCCTTGCACCCTGTATCAAATCCACCAGCCCGGCAGGGCACCGAGGACAGCGAGGAGGATCCAGGGGAGAGAGCACCTCTTATAACGGATGATGACAAGTCCTCCAGTccagagacggaggagaggagcTCCCCTAATGGACAAACAGCCTCTCCGGTCTCCCCATTTCCTCATGGTCTACCAAGCTGGAAGaatggttcctctctgtctccaggctCCACTCCCTCCCCCTCAAGTTGGAGAGGTGCCTCCCCGGACACCCCATCACCAAGGTACACCTCCCCCATTTTACCCAACGGAAGGGTTGAGTCGCCAGAGAAAGCCACAAGAGGATTTGCTTCCTTTGCCTCGGTGCCGAACGGAACCGGAGCTAACTCTCCCGCTACCCCCACAGGGAGGTCCTTGGTTTCCTCTCCCCTACTGACTAGATCATTGCTCTCCTCCCCTATTTTGTCCTTCGGGAGAGCTCTTCCTTCGCTGCCGGTCAGCACAGTGAACAAGTCCTTTCCCAGTAACCTCCCTTCTCCTTGCAGCAAAGCCTCCAGCACTGCGCCCAACACTCCAAATTCAACCAAACCAGAGAATACCACCATCAAACCTTGTTCCCTGCCACCGCCTCAAGAGTTTGGCAAAGGGAATCCTTTCATGTTGTTCCTGTGCCTGTCAATCCTGTTGGAGCATCGAGACCACATTATAAAGAACAGCTTTGATTACAACGAGCTGGCCATGCACTTTGACCGCCTTGTTCGGCGACACAATCTGGGCAGGGTGCTGCAGCGCGCCAAGGCCTTGTTTGCAGACTACCTGCAGAGTGAGGTGTGGGATTCGGAGGAAGGAGATGAGGTCAGCTCGGACTCACCCACCACAGTCACTGCTGCTTTCCACTCCCCGCCCCCCTCTGCCACCAGGCCTCTTTTTACCCCTTTGTCATCCTCTCCAAACTCCACCTATAACCTGGCTGACACTATACCTTCCCCTTCttcacctgtctccctctctccctcctcttga
- the tbc1d25 gene encoding TBC1 domain family member 25 isoform X1, translating to MATDEERGVVRVKVKKCEGLLPVEFRSFAVDPQITSLEVLQHILIRAFELNGKRNFGISYLSRDRGGLEVYLSLLSDWDLDAAFVSAAKPYLQLKMDIKPAEDSPVMEDWDIISPKEVICSDQLPGDRRSLAAAALPFTQSLLSQVTDNALALHPVSHLFYQPVTAALSQMMGRTLSRVQQALSWSYGEEVKPFKPPLSDAEFHSYLNGQGQLSRPEELRLRIYHGGVEPSLRKVVWRYLLNVYPDGLTGQERMDYMKRKTREYDQLKGEWSARVSPEDLEFIRGNVLKDVLRTDRAHPYYAGSEDSPHLTALTDLLTTFAITHPQVSYCQGMSDIASPILAVMDNEAHAFICFCGIMKRLEGNFRQDGQLMSVKFQHLKLLLQYSDPEFYCYLVSRGADDLFFCYRWLLLELKREFAFDDALRMLEVTWSSLPPDPPETEVELFGPPLETDQTRMTSESGVEKRPAFAGEEEGEQKEKQRRRHMLRPSREEADGGRKIDMEEGEREDRGARREGEGNFDMPYVGKEKVHNNAPVPPFEKQNSFGEFKYYNARNKDSFDFVERDPLERPVEMEASLHPVSNPPARQGTEDSEEDPGERAPLITDDDKSSSPETEERSSPNGQTASPVSPFPHGLPSWKNGSSLSPGSTPSPSSWRGASPDTPSPRYTSPILPNGRVESPEKATRGFASFASVPNGTGANSPATPTGRSLVSSPLLTRSLLSSPILSFGRALPSLPVSTVNKSFPSNLPSPCSKASSTAPNTPNSTKPENTTIKPCSLPPPQEFGKGNPFMLFLCLSILLEHRDHIIKNSFDYNELAMHFDRLVRRHNLGRVLQRAKALFADYLQSEVWDSEEGDEVSSDSPTTVTAAFHSPPPSATRPLFTPLSSSPNSTYNLADTIPSPSSPVSLSPSS from the exons ATGGCAACTGATGAGGAGAGGGGCGTAGTGCGTGTCAAAGTCAAG AAGTGTGAGGGGCTGCTGCCAGTGGAGTTTCGCTCATTTGCTGTGGATCCTCAGATAACATCACTTGAGGTGCTACAGCACATCCTCATCCGAGCCTTTGAGTTAAatgg CAAACGCAACTTTGGAATAAGTTACCTATCCCGGGACCGTGGAGGTTTGGAAGTGTATCTTTCGCTCCTGTCTGACTGGGATTTAGATGCTGCATTTGTCAGTGCAGCTAAACCTTATCTACAGCTCAAGATGGACATTAAGCCTGCCGAAGACA GTCCCGTTATGGAGGACTGGGACATAATAAGCCCCAAAGAAGTGATTTGTTCTGACCAGCTTCCCGGGGATAGAAGGTCCTTGGCGGCTGCGGCCCTCCCCTTCACCCAGTCCCTACTGTCCCAGGTTACTGACAACGCTCTCGCTCTTCACCCTGTCAGCCATCTTTTTTACCAGCCAGTCACTGCTGCCTTGAGTCAG aTGATGGGTCGAACACTGTCCAGAGTACAACAGGCCTTGAGCTGGTCTTACGGGGAGGAAGTGAAGCCTTTCAAGCCCCCTTTGAGCGATGCAGAGTTCCACAGTTACCTCAACGGCCAGGGCCAGCTTTCCCGACCAGAGGAACTGAGGCTACGCATCTATCATGGCGGGGTAGAGCCTTCACTACGCAAG GTTGTGTGGCGTTACCTCCTGAACGTGTACCCCGATGGGCTGACCGGTCAGGAGAGGATGGACTACATGAAGAGAAAGACTAGGGAGTACGACCAGCTGAAGGGGGAGTGGTCAGCTAGGGTCAGTCCAGAGGACCTGGAGTTCATCAGGGGCAACGTACTGAAGGACGTCCTGAGGACCGACCGGGCCCATCCCTATTACGCCGGCTCCGAGGACAGCCCCCATCTCACCGCTCTCACCGACCTGCTTACCACCTTTGCCATTACACATCCACAG GTGTCGTACTGCCAAGGCATGAGTGACATCGCTTCTCCGATACTTGCCGTCATGGACAATGAGGCACATGCATTCATCTGTTTCTGTGGCATCATGAAACGCCTAGAGGGAAATTTCCGCCAGGATGGCCAACTCATGTCCGTCAAGTTCCAGCATCTGAAGCTGCTACTGCAGTACTCAGACCCCGAGTTCTACTGTTATTTGGTGTCCCGCGGAGCTGATGACCTGTTCTTCTGTTACCGCTGGCTGCTCTTGGAACTCAAACGGGAGTTTGCCTTCGACGATGCTCTGAGGATGCTGGAGGTCACCTGGAGTTCCCTGCCTCCTGATCCTCCCGAAACGGAAGTGGAGCTTTTTGGGCCGCCCCtagagacagaccagaccagaatgACATCTGAGAGTGGTGTTGAAAAGAGGCCTGCTTTCGCAGGTGAAGAAGAAGGGGAGCAGAAAGAGAAGCAGCGGAGACGACACATGTTGAGGCCTTCAAGAGAGGAGGCAGACGGCGGGAGAAAGATcgacatggaggaaggagagcgggaggacagaggagccagaagagagggtgaggggaACTTCGACATGCCTTACGTAGGAAAGGAGAAGGTGCACAACAATGCGCCTGTTCCTCCCTTCGAGAAGCAGAATAGTTTTGGTGAGTTCAAATACTACAATGCACGGAACAAGGACAGCTTTGATTTCGTGGAGAGAGACCCACTAGAGCGTCCTGTTGAGATGGAAGCCTCCTTGCACCCTGTATCAAATCCACCAGCCCGGCAGGGCACCGAGGACAGCGAGGAGGATCCAGGGGAGAGAGCACCTCTTATAACGGATGATGACAAGTCCTCCAGTccagagacggaggagaggagcTCCCCTAATGGACAAACAGCCTCTCCGGTCTCCCCATTTCCTCATGGTCTACCAAGCTGGAAGaatggttcctctctgtctccaggctCCACTCCCTCCCCCTCAAGTTGGAGAGGTGCCTCCCCGGACACCCCATCACCAAGGTACACCTCCCCCATTTTACCCAACGGAAGGGTTGAGTCGCCAGAGAAAGCCACAAGAGGATTTGCTTCCTTTGCCTCGGTGCCGAACGGAACCGGAGCTAACTCTCCCGCTACCCCCACAGGGAGGTCCTTGGTTTCCTCTCCCCTACTGACTAGATCATTGCTCTCCTCCCCTATTTTGTCCTTCGGGAGAGCTCTTCCTTCGCTGCCGGTCAGCACAGTGAACAAGTCCTTTCCCAGTAACCTCCCTTCTCCTTGCAGCAAAGCCTCCAGCACTGCGCCCAACACTCCAAATTCAACCAAACCAGAGAATACCACCATCAAACCTTGTTCCCTGCCACCGCCTCAAGAGTTTGGCAAAGGGAATCCTTTCATGTTGTTCCTGTGCCTGTCAATCCTGTTGGAGCATCGAGACCACATTATAAAGAACAGCTTTGATTACAACGAGCTGGCCATGCACTTTGACCGCCTTGTTCGGCGACACAATCTGGGCAGGGTGCTGCAGCGCGCCAAGGCCTTGTTTGCAGACTACCTGCAGAGTGAGGTGTGGGATTCGGAGGAAGGAGATGAGGTCAGCTCGGACTCACCCACCACAGTCACTGCTGCTTTCCACTCCCCGCCCCCCTCTGCCACCAGGCCTCTTTTTACCCCTTTGTCATCCTCTCCAAACTCCACCTATAACCTGGCTGACACTATACCTTCCCCTTCttcacctgtctccctctctccctcctcttga
- the tbc1d25 gene encoding TBC1 domain family member 25 isoform X3, whose translation MGPVMEDWDIISPKEVICSDQLPGDRRSLAAAALPFTQSLLSQVTDNALALHPVSHLFYQPVTAALSQMMGRTLSRVQQALSWSYGEEVKPFKPPLSDAEFHSYLNGQGQLSRPEELRLRIYHGGVEPSLRKVVWRYLLNVYPDGLTGQERMDYMKRKTREYDQLKGEWSARVSPEDLEFIRGNVLKDVLRTDRAHPYYAGSEDSPHLTALTDLLTTFAITHPQVSYCQGMSDIASPILAVMDNEAHAFICFCGIMKRLEGNFRQDGQLMSVKFQHLKLLLQYSDPEFYCYLVSRGADDLFFCYRWLLLELKREFAFDDALRMLEVTWSSLPPDPPETEVELFGPPLETDQTRMTSESGVEKRPAFAGEEEGEQKEKQRRRHMLRPSREEADGGRKIDMEEGEREDRGARREGEGNFDMPYVGKEKVHNNAPVPPFEKQNSFGEFKYYNARNKDSFDFVERDPLERPVEMEASLHPVSNPPARQGTEDSEEDPGERAPLITDDDKSSSPETEERSSPNGQTASPVSPFPHGLPSWKNGSSLSPGSTPSPSSWRGASPDTPSPRYTSPILPNGRVESPEKATRGFASFASVPNGTGANSPATPTGRSLVSSPLLTRSLLSSPILSFGRALPSLPVSTVNKSFPSNLPSPCSKASSTAPNTPNSTKPENTTIKPCSLPPPQEFGKGNPFMLFLCLSILLEHRDHIIKNSFDYNELAMHFDRLVRRHNLGRVLQRAKALFADYLQSEVWDSEEGDEVSSDSPTTVTAAFHSPPPSATRPLFTPLSSSPNSTYNLADTIPSPSSPVSLSPSS comes from the exons atgg GTCCCGTTATGGAGGACTGGGACATAATAAGCCCCAAAGAAGTGATTTGTTCTGACCAGCTTCCCGGGGATAGAAGGTCCTTGGCGGCTGCGGCCCTCCCCTTCACCCAGTCCCTACTGTCCCAGGTTACTGACAACGCTCTCGCTCTTCACCCTGTCAGCCATCTTTTTTACCAGCCAGTCACTGCTGCCTTGAGTCAG aTGATGGGTCGAACACTGTCCAGAGTACAACAGGCCTTGAGCTGGTCTTACGGGGAGGAAGTGAAGCCTTTCAAGCCCCCTTTGAGCGATGCAGAGTTCCACAGTTACCTCAACGGCCAGGGCCAGCTTTCCCGACCAGAGGAACTGAGGCTACGCATCTATCATGGCGGGGTAGAGCCTTCACTACGCAAG GTTGTGTGGCGTTACCTCCTGAACGTGTACCCCGATGGGCTGACCGGTCAGGAGAGGATGGACTACATGAAGAGAAAGACTAGGGAGTACGACCAGCTGAAGGGGGAGTGGTCAGCTAGGGTCAGTCCAGAGGACCTGGAGTTCATCAGGGGCAACGTACTGAAGGACGTCCTGAGGACCGACCGGGCCCATCCCTATTACGCCGGCTCCGAGGACAGCCCCCATCTCACCGCTCTCACCGACCTGCTTACCACCTTTGCCATTACACATCCACAG GTGTCGTACTGCCAAGGCATGAGTGACATCGCTTCTCCGATACTTGCCGTCATGGACAATGAGGCACATGCATTCATCTGTTTCTGTGGCATCATGAAACGCCTAGAGGGAAATTTCCGCCAGGATGGCCAACTCATGTCCGTCAAGTTCCAGCATCTGAAGCTGCTACTGCAGTACTCAGACCCCGAGTTCTACTGTTATTTGGTGTCCCGCGGAGCTGATGACCTGTTCTTCTGTTACCGCTGGCTGCTCTTGGAACTCAAACGGGAGTTTGCCTTCGACGATGCTCTGAGGATGCTGGAGGTCACCTGGAGTTCCCTGCCTCCTGATCCTCCCGAAACGGAAGTGGAGCTTTTTGGGCCGCCCCtagagacagaccagaccagaatgACATCTGAGAGTGGTGTTGAAAAGAGGCCTGCTTTCGCAGGTGAAGAAGAAGGGGAGCAGAAAGAGAAGCAGCGGAGACGACACATGTTGAGGCCTTCAAGAGAGGAGGCAGACGGCGGGAGAAAGATcgacatggaggaaggagagcgggaggacagaggagccagaagagagggtgaggggaACTTCGACATGCCTTACGTAGGAAAGGAGAAGGTGCACAACAATGCGCCTGTTCCTCCCTTCGAGAAGCAGAATAGTTTTGGTGAGTTCAAATACTACAATGCACGGAACAAGGACAGCTTTGATTTCGTGGAGAGAGACCCACTAGAGCGTCCTGTTGAGATGGAAGCCTCCTTGCACCCTGTATCAAATCCACCAGCCCGGCAGGGCACCGAGGACAGCGAGGAGGATCCAGGGGAGAGAGCACCTCTTATAACGGATGATGACAAGTCCTCCAGTccagagacggaggagaggagcTCCCCTAATGGACAAACAGCCTCTCCGGTCTCCCCATTTCCTCATGGTCTACCAAGCTGGAAGaatggttcctctctgtctccaggctCCACTCCCTCCCCCTCAAGTTGGAGAGGTGCCTCCCCGGACACCCCATCACCAAGGTACACCTCCCCCATTTTACCCAACGGAAGGGTTGAGTCGCCAGAGAAAGCCACAAGAGGATTTGCTTCCTTTGCCTCGGTGCCGAACGGAACCGGAGCTAACTCTCCCGCTACCCCCACAGGGAGGTCCTTGGTTTCCTCTCCCCTACTGACTAGATCATTGCTCTCCTCCCCTATTTTGTCCTTCGGGAGAGCTCTTCCTTCGCTGCCGGTCAGCACAGTGAACAAGTCCTTTCCCAGTAACCTCCCTTCTCCTTGCAGCAAAGCCTCCAGCACTGCGCCCAACACTCCAAATTCAACCAAACCAGAGAATACCACCATCAAACCTTGTTCCCTGCCACCGCCTCAAGAGTTTGGCAAAGGGAATCCTTTCATGTTGTTCCTGTGCCTGTCAATCCTGTTGGAGCATCGAGACCACATTATAAAGAACAGCTTTGATTACAACGAGCTGGCCATGCACTTTGACCGCCTTGTTCGGCGACACAATCTGGGCAGGGTGCTGCAGCGCGCCAAGGCCTTGTTTGCAGACTACCTGCAGAGTGAGGTGTGGGATTCGGAGGAAGGAGATGAGGTCAGCTCGGACTCACCCACCACAGTCACTGCTGCTTTCCACTCCCCGCCCCCCTCTGCCACCAGGCCTCTTTTTACCCCTTTGTCATCCTCTCCAAACTCCACCTATAACCTGGCTGACACTATACCTTCCCCTTCttcacctgtctccctctctccctcctcttga
- the tbc1d25 gene encoding TBC1 domain family member 25 isoform X4 encodes MGPVMEDWDIISPKEVICSDQLPGDRRSLAAAALPFTQSLLSQMMGRTLSRVQQALSWSYGEEVKPFKPPLSDAEFHSYLNGQGQLSRPEELRLRIYHGGVEPSLRKVVWRYLLNVYPDGLTGQERMDYMKRKTREYDQLKGEWSARVSPEDLEFIRGNVLKDVLRTDRAHPYYAGSEDSPHLTALTDLLTTFAITHPQVSYCQGMSDIASPILAVMDNEAHAFICFCGIMKRLEGNFRQDGQLMSVKFQHLKLLLQYSDPEFYCYLVSRGADDLFFCYRWLLLELKREFAFDDALRMLEVTWSSLPPDPPETEVELFGPPLETDQTRMTSESGVEKRPAFAGEEEGEQKEKQRRRHMLRPSREEADGGRKIDMEEGEREDRGARREGEGNFDMPYVGKEKVHNNAPVPPFEKQNSFGEFKYYNARNKDSFDFVERDPLERPVEMEASLHPVSNPPARQGTEDSEEDPGERAPLITDDDKSSSPETEERSSPNGQTASPVSPFPHGLPSWKNGSSLSPGSTPSPSSWRGASPDTPSPRYTSPILPNGRVESPEKATRGFASFASVPNGTGANSPATPTGRSLVSSPLLTRSLLSSPILSFGRALPSLPVSTVNKSFPSNLPSPCSKASSTAPNTPNSTKPENTTIKPCSLPPPQEFGKGNPFMLFLCLSILLEHRDHIIKNSFDYNELAMHFDRLVRRHNLGRVLQRAKALFADYLQSEVWDSEEGDEVSSDSPTTVTAAFHSPPPSATRPLFTPLSSSPNSTYNLADTIPSPSSPVSLSPSS; translated from the exons atgg GTCCCGTTATGGAGGACTGGGACATAATAAGCCCCAAAGAAGTGATTTGTTCTGACCAGCTTCCCGGGGATAGAAGGTCCTTGGCGGCTGCGGCCCTCCCCTTCACCCAGTCCCTACTGTCCCAG aTGATGGGTCGAACACTGTCCAGAGTACAACAGGCCTTGAGCTGGTCTTACGGGGAGGAAGTGAAGCCTTTCAAGCCCCCTTTGAGCGATGCAGAGTTCCACAGTTACCTCAACGGCCAGGGCCAGCTTTCCCGACCAGAGGAACTGAGGCTACGCATCTATCATGGCGGGGTAGAGCCTTCACTACGCAAG GTTGTGTGGCGTTACCTCCTGAACGTGTACCCCGATGGGCTGACCGGTCAGGAGAGGATGGACTACATGAAGAGAAAGACTAGGGAGTACGACCAGCTGAAGGGGGAGTGGTCAGCTAGGGTCAGTCCAGAGGACCTGGAGTTCATCAGGGGCAACGTACTGAAGGACGTCCTGAGGACCGACCGGGCCCATCCCTATTACGCCGGCTCCGAGGACAGCCCCCATCTCACCGCTCTCACCGACCTGCTTACCACCTTTGCCATTACACATCCACAG GTGTCGTACTGCCAAGGCATGAGTGACATCGCTTCTCCGATACTTGCCGTCATGGACAATGAGGCACATGCATTCATCTGTTTCTGTGGCATCATGAAACGCCTAGAGGGAAATTTCCGCCAGGATGGCCAACTCATGTCCGTCAAGTTCCAGCATCTGAAGCTGCTACTGCAGTACTCAGACCCCGAGTTCTACTGTTATTTGGTGTCCCGCGGAGCTGATGACCTGTTCTTCTGTTACCGCTGGCTGCTCTTGGAACTCAAACGGGAGTTTGCCTTCGACGATGCTCTGAGGATGCTGGAGGTCACCTGGAGTTCCCTGCCTCCTGATCCTCCCGAAACGGAAGTGGAGCTTTTTGGGCCGCCCCtagagacagaccagaccagaatgACATCTGAGAGTGGTGTTGAAAAGAGGCCTGCTTTCGCAGGTGAAGAAGAAGGGGAGCAGAAAGAGAAGCAGCGGAGACGACACATGTTGAGGCCTTCAAGAGAGGAGGCAGACGGCGGGAGAAAGATcgacatggaggaaggagagcgggaggacagaggagccagaagagagggtgaggggaACTTCGACATGCCTTACGTAGGAAAGGAGAAGGTGCACAACAATGCGCCTGTTCCTCCCTTCGAGAAGCAGAATAGTTTTGGTGAGTTCAAATACTACAATGCACGGAACAAGGACAGCTTTGATTTCGTGGAGAGAGACCCACTAGAGCGTCCTGTTGAGATGGAAGCCTCCTTGCACCCTGTATCAAATCCACCAGCCCGGCAGGGCACCGAGGACAGCGAGGAGGATCCAGGGGAGAGAGCACCTCTTATAACGGATGATGACAAGTCCTCCAGTccagagacggaggagaggagcTCCCCTAATGGACAAACAGCCTCTCCGGTCTCCCCATTTCCTCATGGTCTACCAAGCTGGAAGaatggttcctctctgtctccaggctCCACTCCCTCCCCCTCAAGTTGGAGAGGTGCCTCCCCGGACACCCCATCACCAAGGTACACCTCCCCCATTTTACCCAACGGAAGGGTTGAGTCGCCAGAGAAAGCCACAAGAGGATTTGCTTCCTTTGCCTCGGTGCCGAACGGAACCGGAGCTAACTCTCCCGCTACCCCCACAGGGAGGTCCTTGGTTTCCTCTCCCCTACTGACTAGATCATTGCTCTCCTCCCCTATTTTGTCCTTCGGGAGAGCTCTTCCTTCGCTGCCGGTCAGCACAGTGAACAAGTCCTTTCCCAGTAACCTCCCTTCTCCTTGCAGCAAAGCCTCCAGCACTGCGCCCAACACTCCAAATTCAACCAAACCAGAGAATACCACCATCAAACCTTGTTCCCTGCCACCGCCTCAAGAGTTTGGCAAAGGGAATCCTTTCATGTTGTTCCTGTGCCTGTCAATCCTGTTGGAGCATCGAGACCACATTATAAAGAACAGCTTTGATTACAACGAGCTGGCCATGCACTTTGACCGCCTTGTTCGGCGACACAATCTGGGCAGGGTGCTGCAGCGCGCCAAGGCCTTGTTTGCAGACTACCTGCAGAGTGAGGTGTGGGATTCGGAGGAAGGAGATGAGGTCAGCTCGGACTCACCCACCACAGTCACTGCTGCTTTCCACTCCCCGCCCCCCTCTGCCACCAGGCCTCTTTTTACCCCTTTGTCATCCTCTCCAAACTCCACCTATAACCTGGCTGACACTATACCTTCCCCTTCttcacctgtctccctctctccctcctcttga